One Candidatus Methylomirabilota bacterium genomic window carries:
- a CDS encoding M20/M25/M40 family metallo-hydrolase, translated as MRLIREAAEVLRVPHRDILSQAGHDAYYISRVAPTAMIFTPCRDGISHNEAEHAELDYTSPGVNVLLHAVLARANR; from the coding sequence GTGCGGCTGATTCGCGAGGCGGCCGAGGTGCTCCGCGTCCCGCACCGCGACATCCTGAGCCAGGCCGGCCACGACGCCTACTACATCTCGCGCGTGGCGCCGACCGCGATGATCTTCACCCCGTGCCGCGACGGCATCTCGCACAACGAGGCCGAGCACGCCGAGCTGGACTACACGTCGCCGGGGGTGAACGTGCTGCTGCACGCGGTGCTGGCCCGGGCCAACCGGTAG